In one Solanum dulcamara chromosome 1, daSolDulc1.2, whole genome shotgun sequence genomic region, the following are encoded:
- the LOC129874366 gene encoding 6-phosphogluconate dehydrogenase, decarboxylating 3, chloroplastic: MEGAATAQALSRIGLAGLAVMGQNLALNIAEKGFPISVYNRTTSKVDETLDRAQNEGKLPLIGQYNPRDFVLSIQRPRSVIILVKAGSPVDQTIAALSEYMEPGDTIIDGGNEWYENTERRINDASSKGLLYLGMGVSGGEEGARNGPSLMPGGSYGAYTNIRDILEKVAAQVEDGPCVTYIGEGGSGNFVKMVHNGIEYGDMQLISEAYDVLKNAGGLSNSELADIFAEWNRGELESFLVEITADIFNVKDELTGNGELVDKILDKTGMKGTGKWTVQQAAELSIAAPTIAASLDSRYMSGLKDEREEASEIFRKEGLKEDISSDINGSSVDKKRLIDDVRQALYASKICSYAQGMNLLRAKSTEKGWNLNLGEMARIWKGGCIIRAVFLDRIKKAYQRNPNLANLMVDPEFAREMVQRQAAWRRVVGLAVQKGISVPGMSASLQYFDTYRRSRLPANLVQAQRDYFGAHTYERVDMPGTYHTEWAKLARKARV; the protein is encoded by the coding sequence ATGGAAGGCGCTGCAACAGCTCAAGCTTTATCTCGTATTGGGTTAGCTGGTCTTGCTGTTATGGGTCAGAATTTAGCCTTAAACATAGCTGAAAAAGGGTTCCCTATTTCTGTTTACAATAGAACCACTTCAAAAGTAGATGAAACCCTAGATCGTGCTCAGAATGAAGGAAAACTTCCGTTGATTGGACAGTACAATCCTCGTGATTTTGTGTTATCAATTCAACGACCCAGATCTGTTATCATTCTTGTTAAAGCTGGTTCACCTGTTGATCAGACGATTGCTGCGCTTTCTGAGTATATGGAGCCTGGGGATACGATTATTGATGGAGGTAATGAGTGGTATGAGAATACTGAACGGAGGATTAATGACGCGTCGTCTAAGGGCCTTTTGTATTTGGGTATGGGTGTTTCTGGTGGTGAAGAAGGTGCGAGGAATGGGCCTTCGCTTATGCCTGGTGGGTCTTATGGGGCTTATACGAATATCAGAGATATTCTTGAGAAGGTTGCAGCTCAAGTTGAGGATGGGCCTTGTGTTACTTACATTGGTGAAGGAGGATCGGGGAATTTTGTGAAAATGGTGCATAATGGAATTGAATATGGTGATATGCAGTTGATTTCGGAAGCGTATGATGTGTTGAAGAATGCAGGTGGGTTGAGTAATTCTGAATTGGCTGATATTTTTGCTGAATGGAACCGTGGGGAATTGGAGAGCTTTTTGGTTGAAATTACAGCGGATATATTCAATGTGAAGGATGAATTAACCGGGAACGGGGAGTTAGTGGATAAGATTTTGGATAAGACGGGAATGAAGGGAACGGGAAAATGGACTGTGCAGCAGGCTGCGGAGCTGTCTATTGCAGCTCCGACGATTGCTGCTTCATTAGACAGTAGGTACATGAGTGGATTGAAGGATGAGAGGGAAGAAGCCTCAGAGATTTTTAGGAAGGAAGGATTAAAGGAGGACATAAGTTCTGATATTAATGGTAGCAGTGTTGATAAGAAGAGATTGATTGATGATGTGAGACAGGCATTGTATGCGTCGAAAATCTGTAGTTATGCTCAGGGGATGAATTTGCTAAGGGCAAAGAGCACTGAGAAGGGTTGGAATTTGAATTTGGGAGAGATGGCAAGGATTTGGAAAGGCGGGTGTATTATCAGGGCAGTGTTTTTGGATCGGATTAAGAAGGCGTATCAGCGTAATCCTAATCTGGCTAACTTGATGGTTGATCCTGAGTTTGCAAGGGAGATGGTGCAGAGGCAAGCAGCTTGGAGGAGAGTGGTGGGACTTGCTGTCCAGAAGGGAATTAGTGTTCCTGGAATGTCTGCTAGTCTTCAGTATTTCGACACCTACAGGCGTTCTAGGCTTCCCGCAAACCTTGTGCAGGCTCAGAGGGACTATTTTGGGGCACATACTTATGAGAGGGTTGACATGCCAGGAACATACCATACCGAGTGGGCGAAACTCGCTAGGAAAGCCCGAGTGTAA